The following proteins are co-located in the Hyalangium minutum genome:
- a CDS encoding hybrid sensor histidine kinase/response regulator: MAEASPSPGERSLPEWVAAAVAALSPRDGKQLERVLEVARSACGADLALALRRVDAVTLFELGGAPAQHPSLPPVGESLFRGVLGGQGCSFFEPEQAEPGWPYSLRGAVALVPWESVEERRGAVLLVRRGTQSFSPDERGRLEALCGLLVTVARESDLERLTAGLRERVEAISHALPCGLIFLNPQEAEAWLNEPAAELLGLPAGKAPAHLVAQAMAALRERAVNRQELEVKLEHLFRGGASELRDVLWRFENPHRIFSVSCVLASRGPTRGRLWAFLDVTQAQDTLALLEQQNLALEAARREADAANAAKSQFLATMSHEIRTPMNGVLGMTHLLRRTPLSQEQQEYVDVIHTSGEALLTIINDILDFSKIEAGALELDSAAFSLRQTLDECVRLLSPSAEARGLYCRQEVEPTVPDTLVGDRMRLRQILLNLVGNALKFTHQGGVTVHVSRGEAPASGLPSEVRVCFAVSDTGIGIPAERMDRLFRTFSQVDSSTSRHYGGTGLGLVISQRLAQMMEGHIHVRSTEGVGSTFTLEVVLQEGSEASLPPRTEVDESLGARHPLRVLLVEDNPINQKVNLRVFQRLGYEAHVVGNGLEALAAMREAAYDVVFMDVHMPRLDGLEAARRVRADAAEYGSPYIVAMTASAVKGDRERCLQAGMNDYVAKPVEFPMLAAALERAAFARAQGLSLSLSPAPLQELASPEPSSANEAPVLQREILQRLELLVGNNREELGTLTRDFLKNARKHQEALLQGVLDRDARALGEHAHSLRSSAALFGASQLSRFCEELEQCAEAGFSDQLKALAKSTAQAFEQARAALEEAVPEACPARS, encoded by the coding sequence ATGGCGGAAGCGTCTCCATCGCCCGGCGAGCGCTCACTGCCAGAGTGGGTGGCTGCCGCCGTGGCGGCGCTCTCCCCCAGGGATGGGAAGCAGCTGGAGCGCGTGCTGGAGGTCGCCCGGAGCGCCTGTGGGGCGGACCTGGCGCTGGCGCTTCGCCGGGTGGATGCCGTCACGCTCTTCGAGCTGGGAGGCGCGCCCGCTCAACATCCGAGCCTGCCTCCGGTGGGAGAGTCCCTCTTCCGGGGCGTGCTGGGCGGGCAGGGCTGCTCCTTCTTCGAGCCCGAGCAGGCTGAGCCAGGGTGGCCTTACTCCCTTCGCGGGGCGGTGGCGCTCGTGCCCTGGGAGTCCGTGGAGGAGCGGCGCGGCGCCGTGCTGCTCGTGCGCCGGGGCACCCAGTCCTTCTCTCCGGACGAGCGCGGCCGGCTCGAGGCCCTGTGTGGGCTGCTGGTCACCGTCGCCCGCGAGAGTGACTTGGAGCGCCTGACGGCCGGGCTGCGCGAGCGGGTGGAGGCCATCTCTCACGCGCTCCCCTGCGGGCTCATCTTCCTGAACCCGCAGGAGGCCGAGGCATGGCTGAACGAGCCCGCGGCCGAGCTGCTCGGGCTCCCGGCGGGCAAGGCGCCCGCGCACCTCGTTGCCCAGGCCATGGCCGCGCTGCGCGAGCGCGCCGTGAACCGCCAGGAGCTGGAGGTGAAGCTGGAGCACCTGTTCCGGGGAGGTGCCTCGGAGCTTCGGGACGTGCTGTGGCGCTTCGAGAACCCTCACCGCATCTTCTCCGTGTCCTGCGTGCTGGCCAGCCGAGGGCCCACGCGCGGCCGGCTCTGGGCCTTCCTCGACGTCACCCAAGCCCAGGACACGCTCGCGCTGCTGGAGCAGCAGAACCTCGCGCTGGAGGCCGCCCGGCGCGAGGCGGACGCTGCCAACGCCGCCAAGTCCCAGTTCCTGGCCACCATGAGCCACGAGATTCGCACGCCCATGAACGGGGTGCTCGGCATGACTCACCTCCTGCGGCGCACGCCCCTGTCCCAGGAGCAGCAGGAGTACGTGGACGTCATCCACACCAGCGGCGAGGCGCTGCTGACGATCATCAACGACATCCTCGACTTCTCGAAGATCGAAGCGGGTGCCCTGGAGCTCGACAGCGCGGCGTTCTCGCTGCGGCAGACCCTGGACGAGTGTGTGCGTCTGCTGAGCCCCTCGGCCGAGGCGCGGGGGCTGTACTGCCGCCAGGAAGTCGAGCCCACCGTGCCGGACACGCTGGTGGGCGATCGGATGCGGCTGCGGCAGATCCTCCTCAACCTCGTGGGCAATGCGCTGAAGTTCACGCACCAGGGCGGAGTGACTGTCCACGTGTCGCGAGGCGAGGCGCCAGCCTCGGGCCTGCCCTCCGAGGTGCGGGTGTGCTTCGCCGTGAGCGACACGGGCATCGGCATTCCCGCCGAGCGCATGGATCGGCTCTTCCGCACCTTCAGCCAGGTGGACTCCTCCACCAGCCGCCACTATGGGGGAACGGGCCTGGGGCTCGTCATCAGCCAGCGCCTCGCGCAGATGATGGAGGGCCACATCCACGTGCGGAGCACCGAGGGCGTGGGCTCCACGTTCACGCTCGAGGTGGTGCTGCAAGAGGGCTCGGAGGCCTCGCTCCCGCCCCGCACCGAGGTGGACGAGAGCCTGGGTGCCCGCCACCCGCTGCGCGTCCTCCTGGTGGAGGACAACCCCATCAACCAGAAGGTGAACCTGCGCGTCTTCCAGCGCCTGGGCTACGAGGCGCACGTGGTGGGCAACGGGCTGGAGGCGCTCGCGGCCATGCGGGAGGCGGCCTATGACGTGGTCTTCATGGACGTCCACATGCCGCGCCTGGACGGCCTGGAGGCGGCCCGGCGGGTGCGCGCCGATGCGGCGGAGTACGGGTCGCCGTACATCGTCGCCATGACGGCGAGCGCGGTGAAGGGAGATCGCGAGCGCTGCCTCCAGGCGGGGATGAACGACTACGTGGCCAAGCCCGTGGAGTTCCCGATGCTCGCCGCGGCCTTGGAGCGGGCCGCCTTCGCCAGGGCCCAGGGGCTCTCTCTCTCTCTCTCTCCTGCTCCGCTGCAGGAACTCGCCTCCCCGGAGCCATCCTCCGCCAACGAGGCGCCGGTGCTCCAGAGGGAGATCCTCCAGCGGCTGGAGCTGCTCGTCGGCAACAACCGGGAGGAGCTCGGTACATTGACGCGGGACTTCCTGAAGAACGCCCGTAAGCACCAGGAGGCCCTGCTCCAAGGCGTCCTGGACAGGGACGCGCGGGCGTTGGGGGAGCATGCCCACAGCCTCCGGTCGAGCGCGGCGCTCTTTGGGGCCTCCCAGCTGTCGCGCTTCTGCGAGGAACTCGAACAGTGCGCGGAGGCGGGCTTCTCGGATCAGCTGAAGGCGCTGGCCAAGTCTACGGCGCAAGCTTTCGAGCAGGCGCGGGCGGCGCTCGAGGAGGCCGTGCCCGAGGCCTGTCCCGCGCGGAGCTGA
- a CDS encoding YncE family protein has product MSRWKRTLLSLSVGALLASCGGGTTPTPEPEPEPEPEPRPEVMKPTLFMGAEGTLVAYDVETGQKRPGLVAEVSSPSDLQVLEDATVLVNLTVRNEVLVVDGRTLQERARIPSRGERPNHSYVSPTRNGKRYWLTLNDGLSSQPESSSALFVDATPGSATYLQAVGEVRLGKGHHKATFSSTRERVIISNLADCDDVLSVYDYSDVKNVQKVLTLSAGALGIACSLTAQVTPHGCATSKVSGRAYCNLTGPGVIAAVDLDATPPTAKLIYTGGKGGGHTVASADGRFIYTVQDQPREGSATHAGAPCQVGQLVMVDTSSDNLAGQVPLLYRGPSCASPLAGTDEAKATASHLLLSRDGKTLYITPSGAFDDVASRVRQELVLDLSQPYSPAQKPSIAVGGSVQSHPVALSSEGRYLFVSNNVDNTLSQIDTTTNTVVSTLNLPTNAKTMSLFSSADGPSEHVGSIR; this is encoded by the coding sequence ATGTCGCGTTGGAAGCGAACCCTGCTGTCGCTGAGTGTGGGCGCCCTGCTGGCGTCCTGCGGTGGAGGCACGACCCCGACCCCCGAGCCCGAGCCCGAGCCCGAGCCCGAGCCCAGGCCCGAGGTGATGAAGCCCACGCTCTTCATGGGCGCCGAGGGCACGCTGGTGGCCTATGACGTCGAGACGGGCCAGAAACGCCCCGGTCTGGTGGCCGAGGTCTCCAGCCCGTCGGATCTCCAGGTGCTGGAGGACGCCACGGTGCTCGTGAACCTCACCGTGCGCAACGAGGTGCTCGTGGTGGATGGGCGCACCCTGCAGGAGCGCGCTCGGATTCCTTCGAGGGGCGAGCGTCCGAACCACTCGTACGTGAGCCCCACACGCAACGGGAAGCGCTACTGGCTGACGCTCAACGACGGGCTGAGCAGCCAGCCGGAGTCCAGCTCGGCGCTCTTCGTGGATGCGACGCCGGGCAGCGCCACGTACTTGCAGGCGGTGGGCGAGGTGCGCCTGGGCAAGGGGCACCACAAGGCCACCTTCAGCAGCACGCGCGAGCGCGTCATCATCAGCAACCTCGCGGACTGCGATGACGTGCTGAGCGTCTATGACTACTCGGACGTGAAGAACGTGCAGAAGGTGCTGACGCTGTCGGCGGGGGCGCTCGGGATCGCATGCTCGCTGACTGCACAGGTGACGCCGCACGGGTGTGCCACGTCGAAGGTGTCTGGCCGGGCCTACTGCAACCTCACGGGCCCGGGAGTGATTGCCGCCGTGGACCTGGACGCGACGCCGCCCACGGCGAAGCTGATCTACACCGGGGGCAAGGGGGGCGGGCACACCGTGGCCAGCGCGGATGGGCGCTTCATCTACACGGTGCAGGACCAGCCGCGCGAGGGCAGTGCCACCCACGCGGGCGCTCCGTGCCAGGTGGGCCAGCTCGTGATGGTGGACACCAGCTCGGACAACCTCGCGGGCCAGGTGCCGCTGCTCTACCGCGGGCCCTCGTGCGCCAGTCCCCTCGCGGGCACGGATGAGGCGAAGGCCACGGCCTCCCACCTGCTCCTGAGCCGGGATGGGAAGACGCTGTACATCACTCCCTCGGGAGCCTTCGATGATGTGGCCTCGCGCGTGCGGCAGGAGCTGGTGCTGGACCTGTCGCAGCCCTACTCACCGGCGCAGAAGCCCTCCATCGCGGTGGGTGGCAGCGTGCAATCGCACCCGGTGGCGCTGTCCTCGGAGGGGCGGTACCTCTTCGTCTCCAACAACGTGGACAACACGCTGAGCCAGATCGACACCACCACGAACACCGTGGTGTCCACCCTGAACCTGCCCACGAACGCCAAGACGATGAGCCTCTTCAGCTCCGCCGACGGGCCGAGCGAGCACGTGGGCTCCATCCGCTGA
- a CDS encoding SMI1/KNR4 family protein: MNALLEEVSRHHFPNPPATPEQIEAFERRMGWRLDPELRAFYLHCDGAALFRRRPDADYRFLSLAEIQRARVAIRGKDDDSRGPASMYTICDLQDGDYILVDISRQQGGCYPILDGWHEAWPDPEYCKQIAHSFSGFLEGALRSGGNWFWLQQRES, from the coding sequence ATGAACGCTCTGCTCGAGGAGGTCTCGCGCCACCACTTTCCGAATCCACCTGCCACGCCAGAGCAAATCGAGGCGTTTGAGCGACGGATGGGCTGGCGCCTGGATCCCGAACTCCGAGCTTTCTATCTCCACTGTGATGGAGCGGCCCTCTTCAGGCGGCGCCCGGACGCGGACTACCGCTTCCTGTCCTTGGCCGAGATCCAGCGAGCCAGAGTCGCCATCCGCGGCAAGGATGACGATTCGCGCGGCCCGGCCTCTATGTACACGATCTGCGATCTCCAGGACGGTGACTACATCTTGGTGGACATCAGCCGTCAGCAGGGCGGCTGCTACCCCATCCTCGATGGGTGGCACGAGGCATGGCCTGATCCGGAATATTGCAAGCAAATCGCCCACTCCTTCTCCGGGTTCCTGGAGGGCGCTCTTCGGAGCGGGGGGAATTGGTTCTGGCTGCAACAGCGCGAATCATAA
- a CDS encoding DUF4328 domain-containing protein, with product MTSASAALARDVVCPEHPTFKPVGTCSRCGRFICARCETWGDRCAACEYRQLRELPSLRTRGSLAMGALGLAAIGLLLGAMLDGWLINRLQGGWVPRDAAATYQRLWELLRVPLLAVLGLSALFFLRWLHLAVRTARVLGLDPGTTPGWAVAWWFIPLAHLFDPYLVVRGLCRSLGGHRSAKAAVTAWWTAWVLGGIAWIVEQYLLWTRDSEPLLLTSALLAGFTAQVMLTLGALLCMSVIALIQALTDECLDDVAEAS from the coding sequence ATGACCTCTGCCTCTGCCGCCCTGGCGCGCGATGTGGTCTGTCCCGAGCACCCCACCTTCAAGCCGGTGGGGACGTGCTCGCGGTGTGGCCGCTTCATCTGTGCCCGCTGTGAGACGTGGGGCGACCGCTGCGCTGCTTGCGAGTACCGGCAGCTCCGGGAGCTGCCCTCGCTGCGGACCCGGGGGAGCCTGGCGATGGGCGCGCTGGGGCTGGCAGCGATCGGGTTGTTGCTCGGCGCAATGCTCGACGGCTGGTTGATCAACCGGCTCCAAGGAGGGTGGGTGCCCCGAGACGCGGCGGCCACCTACCAGCGGCTCTGGGAGTTGCTGCGCGTGCCGCTGCTCGCGGTGCTGGGGCTGTCAGCGCTGTTCTTCCTGCGGTGGCTGCACCTGGCGGTGCGGACGGCGAGGGTGCTCGGCCTGGATCCGGGGACGACGCCGGGGTGGGCCGTGGCGTGGTGGTTCATTCCGCTGGCGCACTTGTTCGATCCGTACCTCGTGGTGCGCGGCCTGTGCCGGAGCCTGGGAGGCCACCGCAGCGCCAAGGCCGCGGTGACCGCGTGGTGGACGGCATGGGTGCTGGGCGGGATTGCTTGGATTGTCGAGCAGTACCTGCTGTGGACACGGGACTCCGAGCCGCTGCTGCTCACGTCCGCGCTGCTGGCGGGGTTCACGGCGCAGGTGATGCTGACGCTCGGAGCGCTGCTGTGCATGTCCGTCATCGCGCTGATCCAGGCCCTGACCGACGAGTGCCTGGATGACGTGGCGGAAGCCTCCTGA
- a CDS encoding vWA domain-containing protein, translated as MKTHLTMKKLALASLTVASVLALGAGCAMRAPAYEPPPTMEASPLPRGDSPADFSKLAVVNGKPFADMYFKSYGVNPTIDTEEESVSTFSVDVDTASYTLARSYLARGHLPEEEAIRVEEFINAFKYDYPDPGAAPFGVQVEAFPSPNRRGYHVLHVGIKGREVSTSERLPAHLVFTIDVSGSMGMENRLGLVKRSLALLVEQLDARDSLAIVVYGDSARTVLEPTRATNRSRILAAIDALQPEGATNVQAGLEVAYAIAASQVREGTVSRVILCSDGVANSGITGADAIFESIKEYARRGVRLTTVGFGMGNYNDVLMERLAQQGDGQYAYVDQLPQARRLFVEQLTGTLQLIARDVKVQLEFDKAVISRYRLIGFENRLLNKEDFANDKVDAGDIGAGHTVTALYEVKFRDAQALTAPALATLRIRYKDPGTLLEAGSSEKVEKALPTAIVRQSLEAAAGPTQLSLVVALFAEKLRGSYWARNVSYADLLRLWSQLPERIRAREDAGELRQLIQQARSYDKRGDKFEKMTPVAEMDFDRVPVVR; from the coding sequence ATGAAGACGCACCTGACGATGAAGAAGCTCGCGCTGGCCTCGCTCACGGTGGCCTCGGTGCTCGCCCTGGGGGCGGGCTGCGCCATGCGGGCTCCCGCGTATGAGCCGCCCCCGACGATGGAGGCCTCACCGCTCCCCCGCGGCGACAGCCCGGCGGACTTCTCCAAGCTCGCGGTGGTGAACGGCAAGCCGTTCGCGGACATGTACTTCAAGAGCTACGGGGTGAACCCCACCATCGACACGGAGGAGGAGAGCGTCTCCACCTTCTCGGTGGACGTGGACACGGCCTCGTACACGCTGGCGCGCTCGTACCTGGCGCGCGGCCACCTCCCGGAGGAGGAGGCCATCCGCGTGGAGGAGTTCATCAACGCCTTCAAGTACGACTACCCGGATCCGGGCGCTGCGCCCTTCGGGGTGCAAGTGGAGGCGTTCCCGTCTCCGAACCGCCGCGGCTACCACGTGCTGCACGTGGGCATCAAAGGCCGCGAGGTGAGCACCTCCGAGCGCCTGCCCGCCCACCTCGTCTTCACCATCGACGTGTCCGGCTCCATGGGCATGGAGAACCGGCTGGGGCTGGTGAAGCGCTCGCTGGCGCTGCTGGTGGAGCAGCTGGACGCGCGGGACTCGCTGGCCATCGTCGTGTACGGAGACAGCGCGCGCACGGTGCTCGAGCCCACGCGCGCCACGAACCGCTCGCGCATCCTCGCGGCCATCGACGCGCTGCAGCCGGAGGGCGCCACCAACGTCCAGGCTGGGCTCGAAGTCGCGTACGCCATCGCCGCCAGCCAGGTGCGCGAGGGCACCGTGAGCCGCGTCATCCTGTGCTCGGATGGCGTGGCCAACAGCGGGATTACAGGCGCGGATGCCATCTTCGAGTCCATCAAGGAGTACGCGCGGCGCGGCGTGCGGCTCACCACGGTGGGCTTCGGCATGGGCAACTACAATGACGTGCTGATGGAGCGGCTGGCGCAGCAGGGCGATGGGCAGTACGCGTACGTGGACCAACTGCCGCAGGCCCGGCGCCTCTTCGTGGAGCAGCTCACCGGCACGCTGCAGCTCATTGCCCGGGATGTGAAGGTGCAGCTGGAGTTCGACAAGGCGGTCATCTCCCGCTACCGGCTCATCGGCTTCGAGAACCGGCTGCTGAACAAGGAGGACTTCGCCAACGACAAGGTGGACGCGGGCGACATCGGCGCGGGCCACACCGTCACGGCGCTGTATGAGGTGAAGTTCCGGGATGCCCAGGCGCTCACGGCGCCCGCGCTCGCCACGCTGCGCATCCGCTACAAGGACCCGGGCACCCTGCTGGAGGCGGGCAGCTCTGAGAAGGTGGAGAAGGCGCTGCCCACGGCCATTGTCCGCCAGAGCCTGGAGGCGGCCGCGGGGCCGACGCAGCTGTCCCTGGTGGTGGCGCTGTTCGCGGAGAAGCTGCGCGGCTCGTACTGGGCTCGCAACGTCTCCTATGCGGACCTGCTGCGGCTGTGGAGCCAGCTGCCCGAGCGCATCCGCGCCCGCGAGGATGCGGGCGAGCTGCGGCAGCTCATCCAGCAGGCGCGCTCGTATGACAAGCGCGGGGACAAGTTCGAGAAGATGACGCCCGTGGCGGAGATGGACTTCGACCGCGTGCCGGTGGTGCGCTAA
- a CDS encoding methyl-accepting chemotaxis protein, translating into MPFRRSVATKLLVALCAVITLALGLLGFIANRHLSQVAEKESTRIAAQLAEHHAGVIKTRLDEVMSASRIVAQALLAQKAGGTPDRRVGEAVLKRVLEDNQDLHGIWTVWEPDAFDGRDKSFMNTPGTDATGRFLPFFNRGSGDIHFEASVDYEGTTLGGASDYYLLPQRSRGEVLLNPYSYVIAGKPTLLTSAVVPLLLDGKFLGVVGADRSLGQLQQDVAKIRPYDTGYAVLVSNDFRYVAHPSEQLRAKPLGNSDAEAVMKAAISSASVSTRRVHSEFLGADALLAVIPFQVGRTKTPWALAVFVPMAQVLAAADELRQFILLLGVGMLGGLGIAVVVVVRRATQPLARISEVAKRIAEGDLTGELEHRSRDEIGALAESFRVMQHRLAQVIGEVRTGASALSAASAQLSTMSQALSNGTSEQSATAEEVAENLHRMSVSITQNADSSRYIEGLALKGAADAGECGRAVSETVEAMKQIASRISVIDEIAYQTNLLALNATIEAARAGAHGRGFAVVASEVRKLSEGSQTSARQIIELAAKSVKIAERSGMLLRELAPSIDSTAHRMKDVATVSGDQSSGVAQIHRSMLSLNQSTQQNAASAEELSSMAEELAAQAEGLHQLMGFFTVEESHPARPTRPA; encoded by the coding sequence ATGCCCTTCCGAAGAAGCGTCGCGACGAAGCTGCTCGTCGCACTGTGCGCCGTCATCACCCTGGCTCTCGGGCTCCTCGGCTTCATTGCCAACCGCCATCTGTCGCAGGTGGCTGAAAAGGAGTCCACGCGCATCGCGGCCCAGCTGGCCGAGCACCACGCGGGGGTCATCAAGACCCGGCTCGATGAGGTGATGAGCGCCTCCAGGATTGTGGCGCAGGCGCTGCTGGCCCAGAAGGCCGGCGGGACGCCCGATCGACGCGTGGGCGAGGCGGTGCTCAAGAGAGTCCTCGAGGACAACCAGGACTTGCACGGCATCTGGACGGTGTGGGAGCCGGACGCGTTCGATGGGCGTGACAAGAGCTTCATGAACACGCCCGGCACGGACGCCACCGGGCGCTTTCTCCCCTTCTTCAACCGCGGCTCCGGGGACATCCATTTCGAGGCCAGCGTCGACTACGAGGGCACGACCCTGGGCGGGGCCAGCGACTACTACCTCCTGCCGCAGCGGAGCAGGGGAGAGGTCCTCTTGAACCCCTACAGCTATGTCATCGCCGGCAAGCCGACGCTGCTGACCAGCGCCGTCGTGCCGCTCCTGCTCGATGGCAAGTTCCTCGGGGTGGTGGGCGCGGACCGCTCGCTGGGCCAACTTCAGCAGGACGTCGCGAAGATCCGCCCCTACGACACGGGCTATGCGGTCCTGGTCTCGAACGACTTCCGGTACGTCGCCCATCCTTCGGAGCAGCTGCGTGCCAAGCCTCTGGGGAACTCGGACGCCGAGGCGGTGATGAAGGCGGCGATTTCGAGTGCCAGCGTGTCCACCCGCAGGGTCCACTCGGAGTTCTTGGGCGCTGACGCCCTCCTGGCGGTCATCCCATTCCAGGTCGGCCGGACGAAGACGCCGTGGGCGCTGGCTGTCTTCGTGCCGATGGCGCAGGTGCTCGCGGCAGCGGACGAGCTGCGCCAGTTCATCCTCCTGCTGGGCGTTGGCATGCTCGGAGGGCTGGGCATCGCGGTGGTCGTCGTGGTCCGCCGCGCCACCCAGCCCCTGGCGAGAATCTCCGAGGTGGCCAAGCGCATCGCGGAGGGGGACCTCACCGGGGAGCTCGAGCACCGCTCCCGGGATGAGATTGGCGCCCTGGCGGAGTCGTTCCGAGTGATGCAGCACCGGCTGGCGCAAGTCATCGGCGAGGTGCGCACGGGCGCCAGCGCGCTCTCCGCGGCCTCCGCGCAGCTGTCGACGATGTCCCAGGCGCTCTCCAACGGCACCAGCGAGCAGTCCGCCACCGCCGAGGAGGTGGCGGAGAACCTTCACCGCATGAGCGTCTCCATCACCCAGAACGCCGACAGCAGCCGCTACATCGAGGGGCTTGCGCTCAAGGGCGCCGCTGACGCCGGAGAGTGCGGCCGGGCCGTCTCGGAGACGGTGGAGGCGATGAAGCAGATCGCCTCGCGCATCTCCGTCATCGACGAGATCGCCTACCAGACGAACCTGCTGGCGCTCAACGCCACCATCGAGGCGGCGCGCGCGGGCGCGCATGGCCGGGGCTTCGCGGTCGTCGCGTCCGAGGTCCGCAAGCTCTCCGAGGGGAGCCAGACTTCGGCCAGGCAGATCATCGAGCTGGCGGCGAAGAGCGTGAAGATCGCCGAGCGCTCGGGGATGCTGCTCCGGGAGCTGGCCCCGTCCATCGACTCGACCGCGCACCGGATGAAGGACGTGGCCACCGTGTCTGGGGACCAGTCGTCCGGCGTGGCGCAGATCCACCGGTCGATGCTCAGCCTGAACCAGTCCACGCAGCAGAACGCCGCCTCCGCCGAGGAGCTGTCGAGCATGGCCGAGGAACTGGCGGCGCAGGCCGAGGGGCTCCATCAGCTCATGGGCTTCTTCACCGTGGAGGAGTCCCACCCCGCTCGGCCCACTCGGCCCGCATGA
- a CDS encoding DNA alkylation repair protein: MAESLKTFFNEEAVRRIAAMLRTAHPSFPERRFVAEASEGLEALELMDRARHIMRAMHRALPQDFEHTARILQGSLGPPLEGTESHGMSVFLYLPHSLYVAEHGLEHFEPAMHLQRALTQRFTAEFCIRPYLERYPKETLARLRQWAADANVHVRRLVSEGTRPRLPWASRLRAFQEDPRPVLELLELLKDDPELYVRRSVANNLNDIGKDHPELLVATCERWSRGASPERQWIVRHALRSAVKRGDRGALAVLGFEGPAALEVTATFHPRRVRLGQSVQVQLHVENRSSERQKAVVDLAVHFIKANGASRPKVFKVRKVELAPGASTTLEKTVSLETLTTRQHYPGSHRVEALINGAATPVGAFTVSAAART; encoded by the coding sequence ATGGCCGAATCCCTCAAGACGTTCTTCAACGAGGAGGCGGTGCGGCGCATTGCCGCCATGCTGCGCACCGCCCACCCCTCCTTCCCCGAGCGCCGCTTCGTCGCCGAGGCCTCCGAAGGGCTGGAGGCCCTCGAGCTGATGGACCGCGCGCGCCACATCATGCGCGCCATGCACCGTGCGCTGCCCCAGGACTTCGAGCACACGGCGCGCATCCTCCAGGGCTCGCTCGGGCCGCCGCTGGAGGGCACCGAAAGCCATGGCATGTCCGTGTTCCTCTACCTGCCCCACTCCCTCTATGTGGCCGAGCACGGGCTGGAGCACTTCGAGCCCGCCATGCACCTGCAGCGAGCGCTCACCCAGCGCTTCACCGCCGAGTTCTGCATCCGCCCCTACCTCGAGCGCTACCCGAAGGAGACGCTCGCGCGGCTGCGCCAGTGGGCGGCGGATGCGAACGTGCACGTGCGGCGCCTCGTCTCCGAGGGCACCCGGCCGCGCCTGCCCTGGGCGTCCCGGCTGCGCGCGTTCCAGGAGGATCCTCGGCCGGTGCTCGAGCTGCTCGAGCTGCTCAAGGACGACCCCGAGCTCTACGTGCGCCGCTCGGTGGCCAACAACCTCAACGACATCGGCAAGGACCACCCGGAGCTGCTCGTGGCCACCTGCGAGCGCTGGAGCCGAGGCGCCTCTCCCGAGCGCCAGTGGATCGTCCGTCATGCCCTGCGCTCGGCCGTGAAGCGCGGCGACCGCGGAGCCCTGGCCGTGCTGGGCTTCGAGGGCCCCGCCGCGCTCGAGGTCACCGCCACCTTCCACCCGCGCCGCGTGCGCCTGGGCCAGTCCGTGCAGGTGCAACTCCACGTGGAGAACCGCTCCTCGGAGCGCCAGAAGGCCGTGGTGGACTTGGCCGTGCACTTCATCAAGGCCAACGGGGCTTCCCGCCCCAAGGTCTTCAAGGTGCGCAAGGTGGAACTGGCGCCCGGTGCCTCCACCACGCTGGAGAAGACTGTGTCTCTCGAGACTCTCACCACGCGCCAGCACTACCCGGGCTCGCACCGCGTCGAGGCGCTCATCAACGGAGCTGCCACCCCCGTGGGCGCTTTCACCGTCTCCGCCGCGGCCCGGACCTGA
- a CDS encoding alpha/beta fold hydrolase, whose amino-acid sequence MRNNVQVLGKGQSLIMFAHGFGSTQAVWQAQVQAFAETHRILLFDHVGAAGGNLAAYSPYRYASVEGYAADMLEVLEAVDARDVIYVGHSMSGMVGLLAGLARPELFRGMVFISSSPRYLNAPGYVGGFERADLDALYASMEADFGAWASGFARAVVGSSATPELAESFARSLGSLRPDVALGVARVIFEADLREKVPKLSLPTWILQPRSDLAVPREVGSYLAHHLPQGQLVVVDSEGHLPHLTSPGQVNAILAEILSEL is encoded by the coding sequence GTGAGGAACAATGTGCAGGTTCTGGGCAAGGGCCAGAGCCTGATCATGTTTGCCCACGGTTTTGGGAGCACGCAGGCCGTCTGGCAGGCGCAGGTGCAAGCCTTCGCGGAGACGCACCGCATCCTCCTGTTTGATCACGTGGGCGCCGCAGGCGGCAACCTGGCGGCCTACAGCCCCTACCGCTATGCGAGCGTGGAGGGCTACGCCGCGGACATGCTCGAGGTTCTGGAGGCGGTGGACGCCCGAGACGTCATCTATGTCGGGCACTCCATGAGCGGCATGGTGGGGTTGCTGGCGGGACTGGCCCGGCCCGAGCTCTTCCGGGGCATGGTCTTCATCAGCTCCTCGCCTCGCTACCTCAACGCTCCAGGCTATGTGGGAGGCTTCGAGCGGGCGGACCTGGATGCGCTCTATGCCTCCATGGAGGCGGACTTTGGCGCCTGGGCCAGTGGCTTTGCCCGGGCCGTGGTGGGCTCGTCCGCCACGCCCGAGCTGGCGGAGTCCTTCGCACGGTCGCTCGGCTCGCTCCGCCCCGATGTGGCGCTCGGCGTGGCGCGCGTCATCTTCGAGGCGGATCTGCGAGAGAAGGTGCCCAAGCTCTCGCTGCCCACCTGGATCCTCCAGCCGCGCAGCGACCTGGCCGTGCCTCGCGAGGTGGGGAGCTATCTGGCGCACCACCTCCCTCAGGGCCAACTCGTCGTCGTGGACAGCGAGGGGCACCTGCCCCACCTCACCTCTCCTGGCCAGGTCAATGCCATCCTGGCGGAGATCCTCTCGGAACTCTGA